In Mesorhizobium sp., one DNA window encodes the following:
- the pal gene encoding peptidoglycan-associated lipoprotein Pal, with translation MRRIAAFTTNPVAIALVAALAITGCASKKAPNSAADLGLNANNAAPGSAQDFTLNVGDRIFFDTDSSVIRADAQQTLAKQAQWLNRYPNYKITVEGHADERGTREYNIALGARRAAATRDYLAGQGVQASRMRTISYGKEKPVALCDDISCQTQNRRAVTVLGGQGS, from the coding sequence ATGCGCCGTATCGCAGCATTCACCACGAATCCGGTCGCGATCGCGCTGGTCGCAGCGCTTGCCATCACCGGCTGCGCCTCCAAGAAGGCTCCGAATTCCGCCGCCGACCTCGGCCTCAACGCCAACAACGCAGCCCCCGGCTCCGCGCAGGACTTCACGCTCAACGTCGGCGACCGCATCTTCTTCGACACGGATTCCTCGGTGATCCGCGCCGACGCGCAGCAGACCCTGGCCAAGCAGGCGCAATGGCTGAACCGCTATCCCAACTACAAGATCACCGTCGAAGGCCATGCCGACGAGCGCGGCACGCGCGAATACAACATCGCGCTCGGCGCCCGCCGCGCCGCGGCCACCCGCGACTACCTTGCCGGTCAGGGCGTGCAGGCGAGCCGCATGCGCACCATCTCCTACGGCAAGGAGAAGCCGGTGGCGCTGTGCGACGACATTTCGTGCCAGACCCAGAACCGCCGCGCCGTGACCGTTCTCGGCGGCCAGGGAAGCTAA
- the ybgF gene encoding tol-pal system protein YbgF codes for MKFLSLVLGALALPLAAAPAEAAGDRAPAAEIVDDSPFEVFPLGFSALSSAIAGEVSDEPVYQVAQAADPRIVGLEEQIRQLNGRVEEMNFQILQMQEQMRKMQEDVDFRLQELEQRRSDAGGATPSAEPRTSVAEVQDGALPPPSTPAPSVAQAPAQGPGEPEKPLGSIVFDKDGNVIGGTLDPAAVKEAGAGDEAQADTDGETVAAVSPSASDPQELYRNSYEAILSGDYGTAEAGFRQHITSFPDDPQTADARFWLGESLLGQSRYRDAAEVFVDANRSFPNARKSPDMLLKLGVSLSALNQREVACATFAKINQRYPKSSDSFKERVKQERALAGC; via the coding sequence ATGAAATTCCTTTCCCTTGTCCTTGGTGCGCTCGCGCTGCCGCTGGCTGCGGCGCCGGCAGAAGCCGCAGGCGACCGGGCGCCGGCCGCGGAAATCGTCGACGATTCGCCGTTCGAGGTGTTCCCGCTCGGCTTCAGCGCCCTGTCCTCCGCGATCGCCGGCGAGGTCAGCGACGAACCGGTCTACCAGGTCGCCCAGGCGGCCGATCCGCGCATCGTCGGGCTGGAGGAGCAGATCCGCCAGCTCAACGGCCGCGTCGAGGAGATGAACTTCCAGATCCTCCAGATGCAGGAGCAGATGCGCAAGATGCAGGAGGACGTCGACTTCCGCCTGCAGGAACTGGAGCAGAGAAGATCGGACGCGGGCGGCGCCACCCCTTCGGCCGAACCGCGCACGTCGGTCGCCGAGGTGCAGGATGGCGCGCTGCCGCCGCCTTCGACGCCCGCGCCCTCGGTCGCGCAGGCCCCGGCGCAGGGGCCGGGCGAACCGGAGAAGCCGCTCGGCTCGATCGTCTTCGACAAGGACGGCAATGTGATCGGCGGCACGCTCGACCCGGCCGCCGTGAAGGAGGCTGGCGCGGGGGACGAGGCGCAGGCCGACACGGATGGCGAAACCGTCGCCGCCGTCTCGCCGTCGGCCAGCGATCCGCAGGAACTCTACCGGAACTCGTACGAGGCGATCCTGTCCGGCGACTACGGCACGGCCGAAGCCGGCTTCCGCCAGCATATCACCAGCTTCCCCGACGACCCGCAGACCGCCGACGCCCGCTTCTGGCTCGGCGAATCGCTGCTCGGGCAGAGCCGCTACCGCGACGCCGCCGAAGTGTTCGTCGACGCCAACCGCTCCTTTCCCAACGCGCGCAAATCGCCCGACATGCTGCTGAAGCTCGGCGTCTCGCTCTCGGCGCTGAACCAGCGCGAGGTCGCCTGCGCGACCTTTGCCAAGATCAACCAGCGCTATCCGAAGAGTTCCGATTCCTTCAAGGAGCGGGTGAAGCAGGAACGCGCGCTCGCAGGGTGCTGA
- the tolB gene encoding Tol-Pal system beta propeller repeat protein TolB, protein MKSILKPLIVALALAGAALPASMSPARAQLEIDVNKGTIEPLPIAVTDFLAGNALGAEITGIITADLQRSGLFAPIDRAAFIEKISNPDAAPRFEDWKVINAQALVTGRVTEEADGRLRAEFRLWDTFGGQQLAGEQFFATKSNSRRVAHIIADAIYERLTGEKGYFDTRIVFVDESGPRNARKKRLAIMDQDGANLRYLSDGREIELTPRFSPIRQEITYMSYPTSGAQPSVYLLQIETGQREALGGSSGMSFSPRFSPDGQRVILSLENSGVSNLFTMDLRNRQMTRLTTGNAIDTSPSYSPDGSQIVFTSDRAGSEQLYVMGADGSNPNRISFGGGKYSTPVWSPRGDLIAFTKQTGGEFQIGVMRPDGSGERILSTGNLQEGPTWAPNGRVIMFFRQTPGSGGPKLFSIDLTGRNEQQIPTPNFASDPAWSPLRE, encoded by the coding sequence ATGAAATCGATCCTCAAGCCACTGATCGTTGCGCTGGCGCTGGCCGGCGCCGCCCTTCCGGCATCGATGTCTCCTGCCCGCGCCCAGCTCGAGATCGACGTCAACAAGGGCACGATCGAGCCGCTGCCGATCGCGGTGACCGACTTCCTGGCCGGCAATGCGCTGGGCGCCGAGATCACCGGCATCATCACCGCCGATCTGCAGCGCTCCGGCCTGTTCGCGCCGATCGACAGGGCGGCCTTCATCGAGAAGATCTCCAATCCGGACGCGGCCCCGCGCTTCGAAGACTGGAAGGTGATCAACGCCCAGGCGCTGGTGACCGGACGCGTGACCGAGGAGGCCGACGGGCGACTGCGCGCCGAGTTCCGCCTGTGGGACACGTTCGGCGGCCAGCAGCTCGCCGGCGAGCAGTTCTTCGCCACCAAGAGCAATTCGCGCCGCGTCGCCCATATCATCGCCGACGCGATCTACGAGCGGCTGACCGGCGAGAAGGGCTATTTCGACACGCGCATCGTCTTCGTCGACGAGAGCGGCCCGCGCAACGCGCGCAAGAAGCGGCTGGCGATCATGGACCAGGACGGCGCCAACCTGCGCTACCTCTCCGACGGGCGCGAGATCGAGCTGACGCCGCGCTTCTCGCCGATCCGCCAGGAAATCACCTACATGTCCTATCCGACGAGCGGCGCGCAGCCGAGCGTCTACCTGCTGCAGATCGAGACCGGCCAGCGCGAGGCGCTCGGCGGCTCGTCCGGCATGAGTTTTTCGCCGCGCTTCTCGCCGGACGGGCAGCGGGTGATCCTCTCCCTCGAGAACAGCGGCGTGTCCAACCTGTTCACGATGGACCTGCGCAACCGGCAGATGACGCGGCTGACCACCGGCAATGCGATCGATACCTCGCCCTCCTACTCGCCCGACGGCTCGCAGATCGTTTTCACCTCCGACCGCGCCGGTTCCGAGCAGCTCTACGTGATGGGCGCGGACGGCTCCAACCCCAACCGCATCTCCTTCGGCGGCGGCAAGTATTCGACGCCGGTCTGGTCGCCGCGCGGCGACCTGATCGCTTTCACCAAGCAGACCGGTGGCGAGTTCCAGATCGGCGTGATGCGCCCCGACGGCTCGGGCGAGCGCATTCTGTCGACCGGCAACCTGCAGGAAGGCCCGACCTGGGCGCCGAACGGCCGCGTCATCATGTTCTTCCGCCAGACCCCCGGCTCCGGCGGCCCGAAGCTGTTCTCGATCGACCTGACCGGCCGCAACGAACAGCAGATCCCGACCCCCAACTTCGCCTCGGACCCGGCCTGGTCGCCGCTTCGGGAGTAG